In Janibacter cremeus, a genomic segment contains:
- a CDS encoding antitoxin has translation MGFFDKLLGRSEQLKDKAGQYASEHGDTIGQSLDKAGHAANKATKGRFEGQIDKATGAAKGGVDKLGEQGGPAGGPAGGPSEGGTPPPPPPAGGAPSGGRTG, from the coding sequence ATGGGTTTCTTCGACAAGCTCCTCGGTAGGAGTGAACAGCTGAAGGACAAGGCCGGCCAGTACGCCAGCGAGCACGGCGACACGATCGGTCAGAGCCTCGACAAGGCGGGCCACGCGGCCAACAAGGCCACCAAGGGTCGTTTCGAGGGTCAGATCGACAAGGCCACGGGCGCGGCGAAGGGCGGCGTCGACAAGCTCGGTGAGCAGGGTGGACCCGCCGGGGGACCGGCTGGTGGCCCCTCGGAGGGCGGCACCCCTCCTCCTCCTCCGCCTGCGGGTGGGGCCCCTTCCGGGGGCCGGACCGGCTGA
- the dusB gene encoding tRNA dihydrouridine synthase DusB — MTTLTQTLDTLPTTGERVLPPLRLGRHVIDSPVVLAPMAGITNRAFRRLCREAGDAGLAASGATGAHSLYVNEMVTSRALVERTPESMRLIEHDGDETPRSVQLYSVDPATTARAVRMLVTEDRADHIDLNFGCPVPKVTRKGGGAALPWKRDLFRAIVSAAVTEGAKGDVPVTIKMRVGIDEEHHTYLDAATAAVQEGVAAVALHARTASQAYSGTADWSRIKLLKETITSVPVLGNGDIWSAEDALRMVEETGVDGVVVGRGCLGRPWLFADLAAAFNGTQMRIRPSLGEVTATLRRHAELLTDFYEGDQLRACRDIRKHIAWYLKGFPAGSTVRNQLALVDSLAALDDLIATLDPDTPWPGEAAEGQRGRAGSSRVVALPENWLASRELDAGQHAQVVQAEQSVVDGG; from the coding sequence ATGACCACCCTGACCCAGACCCTCGACACCCTCCCGACCACCGGCGAGCGGGTGCTGCCACCCCTTCGCCTCGGTCGGCACGTCATCGACTCGCCCGTCGTCCTCGCCCCGATGGCCGGGATCACCAACCGCGCCTTCCGGCGGTTGTGCCGCGAGGCCGGCGATGCCGGTCTGGCCGCGAGCGGAGCCACGGGCGCGCACAGCCTCTACGTCAACGAGATGGTCACCTCCCGCGCCCTGGTGGAGCGCACCCCGGAGTCGATGCGCCTGATCGAGCACGACGGGGACGAGACCCCGCGCAGCGTGCAGCTCTACAGCGTCGACCCGGCGACCACTGCCAGGGCCGTGCGGATGCTCGTGACCGAGGACCGTGCCGACCACATCGACCTCAACTTCGGCTGCCCCGTCCCCAAGGTCACCCGCAAGGGCGGCGGTGCGGCGCTGCCGTGGAAGCGCGATCTCTTCCGCGCGATCGTCTCCGCGGCGGTCACCGAGGGGGCGAAGGGCGACGTCCCCGTCACCATCAAGATGCGCGTGGGCATCGACGAGGAGCACCACACCTACCTCGATGCCGCCACTGCTGCGGTTCAGGAGGGCGTCGCGGCCGTCGCGCTGCACGCCCGCACCGCCAGCCAGGCCTACTCCGGTACCGCCGACTGGTCGCGGATCAAGCTGCTCAAGGAGACCATCACCTCCGTCCCGGTCCTGGGCAACGGCGACATCTGGTCCGCCGAGGACGCCCTGAGGATGGTCGAGGAGACCGGCGTCGACGGCGTCGTCGTCGGTCGCGGCTGCCTGGGGCGTCCGTGGCTCTTCGCCGACCTGGCGGCGGCATTCAACGGCACGCAGATGCGCATCCGTCCCTCCCTCGGTGAGGTCACCGCGACGCTGCGCCGGCATGCCGAGCTGCTCACCGACTTCTACGAGGGCGACCAGCTGCGCGCCTGCCGCGACATCCGCAAGCACATCGCGTGGTACCTCAAGGGGTTCCCCGCCGGCTCGACGGTGCGCAACCAGCTCGCGCTCGTCGACTCCCTCGCGGCGCTCGACGACCTCATCGCCACGCTCGACCCGGACACCCCGTGGCCGGGTGAGGCCGCGGAGGGCCAGCGCGGCCGCGCCGGCTCCTCGCGCGTCGTCGCCCTCCCGGAGAACTGGCTCGCCAGCCGTGAGCTCGACGCCGGCCAGCATGCGCAGGTGGTCCAGGCGGAGCAGTCCGTCGTCGATGGCGGCTGA
- a CDS encoding DUF1648 domain-containing protein, protein MDGDTTQDAGRDDTERVSLRPAVPWLVAMLALGVAAVVIGVLRLDQLPDPYPVHFGPAGDPDRFADRSLGTVLMPPIVGQLSGLAVFAVLLLARGRGLRRLVMPLAAMGLVVGGGICAISIAQYLSSDAVAPGWGFWLLLAGILVTTVWVIVASVRTGRETTDDREGWRLGGLVYANSDDPDVFVTKRVGVGTTVNFGRPMGWVVMGLILLPGILIVVAVAVWT, encoded by the coding sequence ATGGACGGGGACACGACGCAGGACGCTGGCCGGGACGACACGGAGCGCGTCTCCCTTCGCCCGGCGGTGCCCTGGCTCGTGGCGATGCTGGCCCTGGGCGTGGCCGCCGTCGTCATCGGGGTGCTGCGCCTGGACCAGCTGCCGGATCCGTACCCGGTGCACTTCGGGCCGGCCGGCGATCCCGACCGCTTCGCCGACCGATCGCTCGGCACCGTCCTCATGCCCCCGATCGTCGGTCAGCTGAGCGGTCTGGCGGTCTTCGCCGTGCTCCTGCTGGCGCGTGGCCGGGGACTGCGCCGGCTCGTCATGCCGCTTGCGGCCATGGGCCTCGTCGTCGGCGGTGGGATCTGCGCGATCTCGATCGCCCAGTACCTCTCCAGCGACGCGGTCGCACCCGGCTGGGGCTTCTGGCTGCTGCTCGCCGGGATCCTCGTGACCACGGTCTGGGTGATCGTCGCCTCCGTACGCACCGGACGCGAGACCACCGACGACCGCGAGGGCTGGAGGCTCGGCGGTCTCGTCTACGCCAACTCCGACGACCCGGACGTCTTCGTCACCAAGCGGGTGGGGGTCGGGACCACGGTCAACTTCGGGCGTCCGATGGGCTGGGTGGTCATGGGACTGATCCTGCTGCCGGGCATCCTCATCGTCGTCGCAGTCGCCGTGTGGACATGA